The following DNA comes from Nicotiana sylvestris chromosome 10, ASM39365v2, whole genome shotgun sequence.
CGTGACCCATCTCAAGGACCCCCAAAGCCACCATCACCGGCACGTACCATACAGATGATTATTGGCGGTGATGACGATTcggtaatcaaccatgtgaagaTCACCACCACGCACAAACTCAAACTGACGGTTGCCCACGAACGGTATGACGACttcgaagacagtatcatcttcgaaAAGTCAGATGccgacggtttgtctttccctcattATGATGATTTGGTTATAACATTACACATCGCTGATACGGACGTGAAAAGAATCATGATAGACGACGGAAGCAGCGCGTGTACCACCCGAGAGTTCTCATGCAAATGAGGCTTGAGGATAGAATAATACcgcattgcataacactaacgggttttaaCAATGTAGTAGAGCGGACATCCAGGGAAATAGCGCTGCCAGTCCTAGCAGGGGGAGTCATGCTGGAAACCACATTCCACGTTATGAACCAGGAAACAGCCTATAACGCCATCATAGGATacccatggatacacgccatgtgAGCCGTCCCCTCAAGCTTCTATCAAGTGATCAAATTTTCCACCCCgtggggaatattcagcatccgaggTGAATCGCCCAGGAATGCTATcggatcgcccaagattgcacacacaccAAACAGCTGAAAGGAGCAAGTGCGGAGGCATAACAATTAGCCATGTCGGGAACTAAACCTGACCCACCAACAGAGGCCATCAGAGACCCAAACATCATAGAAGCCTGCAAGGCAACTATAGAGAACCTCGACCCAGTCCAGTTGGACGACGCCGACAACACAAAAAAGGCTTACATCAGGCACAACCTCTCAGAGCCAGGTACATATCATGAATTTTTAACTAACAATGCCGATTTATTTGCCTTTTCCGACTCAGATATGCTAGGGATCCCAAAGAACATTGCCACTCATAGGTTGAATGTTGACCCACTCTATCCACCGGTATAGCAGATGAGGAGAAAATTAAATGTCGTGATCAACAAAGCGGTCAGCGAAGAAATGGACAAATTGCTCGCCAACGGTTCCATCAGAGAATTGAAATACCCTcagtgggtcgccaatgtggtcatggtcaaaaGGAAGAACGAGAAATGGCGAATATGTGTAGACTTCACCGATCTAAACAGGGCATGCCCAAAAGACTCCTTCCCGTTGCCCCATATCGACCAATTGATCGATGCGACAGCGGGGCATGAACTGCTGAGTTTTTTGGATGCCTACTCcggttacaaccaaattctaatgggcaaagaggatcaggaaaagacaactttcatcactcaccaagggACTTACTGCTATAAAGTGATGTCGTTCGGACTCAAGAACGCAGGGGCCACTTACTAGAGactggtcaccaaaatgttcaaggAATAGCTCAGCAAGACAATGGAGGTCTATATTGACGATATGCTGGTAAAGTCGGCAAAGAAGGAGGACCACATCAATCATTTGAAAGAAGCATTCGAAATATTGAGGCAGTACGGGATGAAGTTAAATCCGAAAAAGTGCACCTTCGGCGTGGCATAAAGAAAATTCTTAGGTTTTCTCGTATCACAACGGGGGATCGAAGTCAACCCGGATCAAATCAAAGCTATTGACACAATACCTGAGGTACTGACCAGCAAAAAGCAGGTACAGAAGCTAACATGGCGAATAACTACCTTGTTGAGGTTCATTTCACGGTCCTCGGAAAGATGTCACAAATTCTTCAACGTACTAAGAAAAGATCATGGGCTGCAATGGAACGAGGAATGCATCGACGCCCTAAGGAAACTAAAAGCGTACCTGTCCTCACCACCACTACTCGTCAAAGTGGACCCAGGTGAATATCTGCTTGTATACTTGGCAGTATCCAAAGTTGTTGTTAGTATAGTCTTGGTTCGtgaaaacaaaggtacgcaatctcctatTTACTATATTAGCAAAACCTTAATAGATGCTGAgacaaggtaccctcaccttgaaaaacTAGCTCTGGCACTAGTCATAGCTTCATGCAAGCTTaggccatattttcaatgtcacctcATAAAAGTAATAACAACCTTCCCCCTAAGAGGTATCTTGCATAAACCCGAGCTCTCAGGCAGACTCGCCAAATAGGCAATAGAACTCAGTGAGCACGACATAACTTACCAACCGTGAACTGCCATTAAGTCGCAGGTGCTCGCCGATTTCGTCGCTGACATCAGTGCAGAAATATTGCAAGAGGCGGAACAAGAAGCGCTTCGCGCTTCTGCATGTACCGAATTCTGGACCTTCTACACCGACGGTGCTTCGAATGCCTCGGGATCGGGACTGGGACTCATCCTCGAAGTCCTTACGGGCGAAGTAATTTTCCAGTTCATATgatgccccgagatgactaacaacgaggccgagtatgagccTGTGATTGCAGGTCTgaagttagccctcaaatatgggGCCCGACGACTCATCCTCCACTACGACTCTCAACTCGTTGTAAATCAAGTCaccgggactttccaaatcaaagagcgGAGACTACAGAGGTATCAGTCAGAAATCCATAAACTACTGTCGGAGTTCGACGAATGCCGCCTCGACCAGATTCCTAGGGCACAGAACATCGAAGCGGATGGCCTCGCCAAATTAGCTGGGGCCACCAAGAATATTAACAAAAAAAATGTGGTCACCCTCCTTCACTCATCCATACACCACGTCGAGATACTTTCTCTGGacctaacttgggactggtgAAACCGCCTTGTGTCCTATTTACAGGATGGAACACTCCCACAAGACAAAAAAAAAGCCAAGAAACTCCGGGTACTAGCAACTCGATACAGCTTGGTAAATCATGACCTCTACAAGAGAACATTTGGCGGCCCCTAGCCAAATGCCTTGGACCGCACCAAACAAGGCAGGTACTAGAGGAAGTACACGAGGGTCATTGCGGCGCCTACACAGGGAATCACGCCCTCGTTCGATGCCTCATTTGCGTCAGCTATTATTGGCCTACTATGAAAAAAGAAGCTGCGGACTATGTCCGGAGACGCAAGCAATGCCAAAAGTACGCCCTTATGACACATCAAGCAGGAGAATTCCTCCATTCCGTCACCTCGCCATGGCCCTTcataaagtggggaatggacatagtcggccCTCTGCTTGCAGGATGAGGAAAGGTacattttcttttggttttaactgactatttctctaagggggtggaagcaggtgcatacgCTCAGGTACGATAATAGGAGGTCATTGCCTTTATATGGAAAAATATTATATGCCGTTTCGGCATCCCAAAGAAATGAGTTGCGATAACGGACCCCAATTCGTTGGAAAGAGAACGATCGActtcttcgaaaaatggcacatcaagcgaatactctccacgcATTGAAAAAGAAACTCGAGGAAGCTAAAGGGCTATGGCTCGAACTACTACATGAAGAGTTATGGGCATACCGAACTACGCCAAAGTCCAGCACAGGTGAAACACCCTACTCACTGGTCTACGGGACCGACGCAGTCATACCCGTCGAGGTTGGGGAACCCAGCCTGAGATACTCCCATATAAGCAGGGCGGGTAACGACGAAACTAGGTTACAAGACCTAGATGAAGTTGAAGAACGGAGAGACATGGCCCACGTGAGAATAATAGCCCAGAAGCAGCAAGTAGAGAGATACTACAACAAAAAATCCAAGATAAGATCACTCAAAGTTGGCGACTACGTCCTCAAAGCCAAAACACTAGCATCAAAAGACCCGAATGAGGGAAAGTTAGGAACAAACTGGGATGGACCGTATAAAGTCATAGCAGCAGCAAAAAAAGGAGCATTCCAATgggaaacaatggaaggaaaactactccaaaacaactggaatgtcgctcatctcaagtacttccacttctgaaaggcgtcacctaagtcgtactctttttccctcaaccgagttttgtcccaattgggttttctcggggaggtttttaacgaggcggcgAAGGGGATATCCTATGGATCGAAACGTTGTTCATCACTTCGGTCCATCAATACGATCTCTGCGTCGAAGTAATGAAGGGACTACACAATTCAATCTCCATTGTATGAACGGAATTCAATCTCCATTGTATGAACGAAATTCAATCTCCATTGTATGAAATGCAAAtctcctaatggccaaggccatcgatattagttcgaccttgttcgaaccacaaagggatactacttcgacgacagtcgaagcaacatcctaatggccaaggccatcgatattagttcgacctcgttcgaaccacgacgggatactacttcgacgacagttgaagcaacatcctaatggccaaggccatcgacattagttcgacctcgttcgaaccacgacgggatactactttgaCGATAGTagaagcaacatcctaatggccaaggccatcgatattagtttgaccttgttcgaaccacgacgggatactacttcgacgacagtcgaagcaacatcctaatggccaaggccatcgacattagttcgaccttgttcgaaccatgatgggatactacttcgatgacaatcgaagcaacatcctaatggccaaggccatcgacattagttcaacctcgttcgaaccacgacgggatactacttcgacgacagtcgaagcaacatcctaatggccaaggccatcaacatTAGTTCGGCCTCATTCGAACcatgacgggatactacttcgatgacagtcgaagcaacatcctaatggccaaggccatcgacattaGTTCGACCTCGTTAGAACCACGATGGGATACTACTTCAACAACAGTcaaagcaacatcctaatggccaaggccatcgatattagttcgacctcgttcgaaccacgatatgatactacttcgacgacagtcgaagcaacatcctaatgtccaaggccatcgacattagttcgacctcgttcgaaccacgatgggatacCACTTCGATGACAGttgaagcaacatcctaatggccaaggccatcgat
Coding sequences within:
- the LOC138879415 gene encoding uncharacterized protein, whose protein sequence is MRSDPSARRSNVLSEFYQERGHKTEDCIGLRQGVVRMLNQGYLKQLLNDKGRDNFARGRDPSQGPPKPPSPARTIQMIIGGDDDSVINHVKITTTHKLKLTVAHERYDDFEDSIIFEKSDADGLSFPHYDDLVITLHIADTDVKRIMIDDGSSACTTREFSCK
- the LOC138879416 gene encoding uncharacterized protein, with amino-acid sequence MAHQANTLHALKKKLEEAKGLWLELLHEELWAYRTTPKSSTGETPYSLVYGTDAVIPVEVGEPSLRYSHISRAGNDETRLQDLDEVEERRDMAHVRIIAQKQQVERYYNKKSKIRSLKVGDYVLKAKTLASKDPNEGKLGTNWDGPYKVIAAAKKGAFQWETMEGKLLQNNWNVAHLKYFHF